The Spirochaetota bacterium genomic interval TTTATTTATTATTTACAAAGCGGATTGGTTGAAATCTTGTCTGCACCTTCTGAATATGAAGGGCTTGATAGCAAGATTATTGTTGAGAAAAGCAAACGTGTTGGAATAATAAATGAAAAAAGTGTCATAGCTGGCTTAAGTCTTTTATTCACTGAACCATATAAAAAGACTATACGTGCCATAGAGGATTGTGTAGTCAAAAAATATCCGCTACGGGAAGGGGGGTTTCGTCAGATAGTTGTTGATGACCCTTCGTTTGCTGCATTATTGCTTACACATGTTTTAAAAAGATTAGAATTATCATTAAATGATGTCAAGAAATATACAGTGCTATATCAAAATCTTTGCCGAGTGAATGACAA includes:
- a CDS encoding cyclic nucleotide-binding domain-containing protein — translated: MMENNGTEKVRKGEILILQGEEPRFIYYLQSGLVEILSAPSEYEGLDSKIIVEKSKRVGIINEKSVIAGLSLLFTEPYKKTIRAIEDCVVKKYPLREGGFRQIVVDDPSFAALLLTHVLKRLELSLNDVKKYTVLYQNLCRVND